One Tenuifilum sp. 4138str genomic region harbors:
- a CDS encoding CusA/CzcA family heavy metal efflux RND transporter → MINSIISFSIKNKALIGLMTIGLIIGGIYSMTKVPLDAVPDITNNQVQVITTAPNLGTEDIEQFVTYQVELSVANLPGVIEIRSVSRFGLSVVTIVFEDNMGTYLPRQLVSEALAEVKEKIPQGFGEPFMAPISTGLGEIYQYTLEVQPGYDTVYNDMELRTMQEWIVKRQMAMLPGVVEVNSFGGRGKQYEVAVNPDKLRSMGLAISDIFEALDDNNQNTGGAYIEKNFQANFIRGEGLMRSLDDIKNTLVANIDGQPIFIRDVAEVKFGSFVRYGAFTKDGKGEAVGGIVMMLKGENSNDVIKDVKERMALIQKSLPDGVEIKPFLDRSKLIKSTTSTVAENLSLGALIVIFVLVIFLGNLRSGLIVASTIPLALLFAFIMMNLFGVWANLMSLGALDFGILVDGAVIIVEAMIFYLHRKNLIGTKLDQAKRNEIAYNSASKMMNSAFFGQLIILIVFIPVLALQGIEGKMFIPMAMTFGFAVLGVVILCLTYIPMMAALFLQPPKTDKKTWGDKIIGKLENTYTPVIGWSLKRSWIVITIAFVLLISGGFLFTRMGAEFIPKLDEGDFVFQAFLKPGTSLTEVTKTTTRLEQIVLENFPDEVESIQSRIGVADLPMDPMPLDIADIFVILTPKDQWTQAESKAELIEKVREKVSVLPGINFEFTQPIEMRFNELLTGIREDVAVKLYGDDLEILAAKSEEIAGLVSGIEGVAGVKAEATRGLPQITVHYDRNKLGRYNLKIKELNTIVESAFSGGVAGSIYEGERMFDLVVRLDEEHRQSIDDIRNLFVNLPDGNQIPLKEVAEISYQPGPMQISRDNTNRRTYVGINVSGRDVKSLVEEIQTTLDEKLDLPTGYYIRYGGAFENLERASKRLSLVVPLALALIFMLVFFAVKSFKQTLMIYVAVPFAAVGGIFSLYLRDMPFSISAGVGFIVLFGVAVLNGLVLISGFNELKEEGKLHINDIIKKGSIRRIRPILLTASTDILGFLPMAVSTSAGAEVQRPLATVVIGGMLTSTLLTLIVLPILYKFVESGVKKIKMPKTALGMFTVLVVIAGLGISGNANAQDSTITLPQAIERAKENYPAIKAAKLEVDKQEALKATAYELGTTSIYTGKEEVGNNAPGIQNKIGIGQTDIDLFGIPAKSKLANSRTKQALSGQELTEYSLARDVSLAWYNAVHAKQQWQLFKDLDTLYTDFQKAAELRYNTQATSKIEYLSASAKYKELQVNLRKAESNYLASLQILNQYLLYPGAVDVNTQDLGQYVFELVSGTDSLGASPLLDYYSTGIDVAESAWKAEKANFLPKLDLGYKWQSVDGNSGFYGWKVGISVPLAFFSQSGKTKASKIDFQIANQQYEQKELELKAVYNQQISRYLTLQQVINYYQKEALPLADEQIQASNLAYRLGSIDYVQFIQNTEAAIRTKQDFLMQQAEYFELSAQLKFITGK, encoded by the coding sequence ATGATAAACAGTATAATATCCTTTTCAATAAAGAATAAGGCACTTATCGGGCTGATGACAATCGGACTGATTATTGGCGGAATATATTCCATGACGAAAGTGCCATTGGATGCCGTGCCCGACATTACCAACAACCAGGTGCAGGTGATTACCACCGCGCCCAACCTGGGCACCGAAGACATTGAGCAGTTTGTAACCTACCAGGTGGAACTATCGGTGGCCAACCTGCCGGGGGTTATCGAAATTCGTTCGGTTTCCCGGTTTGGGCTGTCAGTGGTAACAATAGTTTTCGAGGACAATATGGGAACCTACCTTCCCCGGCAATTGGTAAGCGAAGCCTTAGCCGAAGTGAAAGAAAAAATTCCACAGGGATTTGGGGAACCGTTTATGGCGCCAATCAGCACCGGATTAGGCGAAATTTATCAATACACGCTTGAAGTGCAACCCGGTTACGATACCGTTTATAACGACATGGAACTGCGCACCATGCAGGAATGGATTGTAAAACGGCAAATGGCTATGCTGCCCGGAGTGGTAGAAGTAAACTCTTTTGGTGGCAGGGGTAAACAATACGAAGTCGCTGTTAATCCCGATAAACTCAGAAGTATGGGTTTAGCCATTTCGGATATTTTTGAAGCACTTGACGACAACAATCAGAATACAGGCGGCGCATATATCGAGAAAAACTTTCAGGCGAACTTTATCCGTGGCGAAGGGTTGATGCGTTCGTTGGATGATATTAAAAACACTTTGGTCGCAAACATTGACGGGCAACCCATTTTCATCAGGGATGTGGCAGAAGTGAAATTCGGAAGTTTTGTCCGTTATGGTGCTTTTACCAAAGATGGAAAGGGAGAGGCCGTTGGCGGAATCGTGATGATGCTGAAAGGCGAAAACTCAAACGATGTGATTAAGGATGTAAAAGAGCGGATGGCTTTAATTCAAAAATCACTGCCTGATGGTGTTGAAATTAAACCTTTTCTTGACCGCAGCAAGCTCATTAAAAGTACCACATCTACCGTTGCCGAAAACCTGTCGTTGGGTGCGCTGATTGTTATTTTTGTGCTGGTTATCTTCCTCGGGAATTTAAGGAGCGGTTTAATTGTGGCATCAACCATTCCGCTGGCCTTGCTATTTGCATTTATCATGATGAACCTGTTTGGGGTGTGGGCAAACCTGATGAGCTTGGGGGCACTCGATTTCGGGATATTGGTTGATGGAGCAGTAATTATTGTTGAAGCCATGATATTTTACCTCCATCGCAAAAACCTTATCGGAACAAAACTCGACCAGGCGAAACGAAACGAAATTGCCTATAATTCGGCAAGTAAAATGATGAACTCGGCATTTTTTGGGCAACTGATTATTTTGATTGTATTTATACCCGTTTTGGCCTTACAAGGTATCGAAGGCAAAATGTTTATCCCGATGGCTATGACCTTTGGTTTTGCTGTTTTGGGCGTAGTTATCTTGTGCCTCACGTACATTCCGATGATGGCAGCCTTATTCCTCCAACCACCAAAAACAGACAAAAAAACCTGGGGCGATAAAATAATTGGAAAACTCGAAAATACTTATACTCCTGTAATCGGATGGTCGCTTAAAAGGAGTTGGATTGTAATTACCATCGCATTCGTGCTGTTAATTTCCGGTGGTTTTCTGTTTACCAGAATGGGAGCCGAATTTATCCCAAAACTCGATGAAGGCGATTTTGTTTTTCAGGCATTTTTAAAGCCGGGAACTTCATTAACCGAAGTAACAAAAACTACCACCCGACTGGAACAAATTGTCTTGGAAAACTTTCCTGATGAAGTAGAAAGTATTCAAAGCAGGATTGGTGTGGCAGATTTACCCATGGACCCAATGCCTTTGGACATTGCAGATATATTTGTGATATTGACACCAAAAGACCAGTGGACACAAGCCGAATCGAAAGCCGAATTAATTGAAAAAGTAAGGGAAAAAGTAAGTGTTTTGCCGGGTATAAATTTTGAATTTACGCAGCCTATTGAAATGCGTTTCAATGAATTGCTGACCGGAATACGTGAAGATGTTGCGGTTAAACTTTATGGCGACGATTTAGAAATTCTGGCAGCCAAATCCGAAGAAATTGCCGGGCTGGTTTCGGGAATTGAAGGCGTGGCAGGTGTAAAAGCTGAAGCCACACGCGGATTGCCGCAGATAACCGTTCATTACGACCGTAACAAACTTGGAAGGTATAACCTGAAAATTAAAGAACTAAATACCATAGTTGAATCGGCTTTCAGTGGTGGCGTTGCCGGAAGCATATACGAAGGCGAGCGGATGTTCGACCTGGTTGTGCGTCTGGACGAGGAACATCGACAGAGCATTGACGACATCCGAAACCTTTTTGTCAACCTGCCCGACGGTAATCAAATCCCTTTAAAAGAAGTGGCAGAAATAAGTTATCAGCCGGGGCCAATGCAAATCAGCCGCGACAATACCAACCGGCGAACTTATGTAGGGATTAATGTTTCGGGTAGGGATGTAAAATCACTTGTGGAAGAAATTCAAACCACCTTAGATGAAAAGCTGGATTTACCTACGGGCTATTATATCCGCTACGGCGGCGCTTTCGAAAACCTCGAACGGGCATCAAAACGCTTGTCGCTGGTTGTTCCGCTTGCTTTGGCATTAATTTTCATGTTGGTTTTCTTCGCTGTAAAGTCGTTTAAACAAACGCTAATGATTTATGTGGCTGTGCCGTTTGCCGCTGTTGGGGGTATATTTTCGCTCTATTTGCGTGATATGCCTTTTAGTATTTCGGCTGGCGTAGGTTTTATCGTCCTGTTTGGCGTTGCGGTACTTAACGGTTTAGTGTTGATTAGCGGTTTTAATGAATTGAAAGAAGAAGGCAAACTCCATATAAACGACATTATTAAAAAAGGTTCAATCCGGCGTATCCGTCCAATTTTATTAACAGCTTCAACCGATATTCTGGGCTTTCTGCCTATGGCGGTTTCCACGTCGGCAGGAGCAGAAGTTCAACGCCCTTTGGCTACTGTGGTGATTGGAGGAATGTTGACATCAACCTTGTTGACGCTTATTGTGCTACCTATTCTCTATAAATTTGTTGAAAGTGGCGTTAAAAAAATAAAAATGCCAAAAACAGCTTTAGGGATGTTTACCGTTCTTGTTGTGATTGCAGGTTTGGGAATTTCAGGAAATGCCAATGCGCAGGATTCTACGATAACATTGCCACAAGCCATTGAAAGGGCAAAAGAAAACTATCCGGCAATTAAGGCAGCCAAATTGGAAGTTGACAAACAGGAAGCATTAAAAGCTACGGCATACGAACTGGGAACGACTTCGATTTATACCGGGAAAGAAGAAGTAGGCAACAACGCACCGGGTATTCAAAACAAAATCGGGATTGGACAAACAGACATTGACCTGTTCGGCATACCGGCTAAAAGCAAGCTTGCAAACAGCCGTACAAAACAAGCTTTATCCGGTCAGGAACTTACCGAATATTCGTTGGCTCGTGATGTTAGTCTTGCCTGGTACAATGCAGTCCATGCCAAACAGCAATGGCAACTATTTAAAGACCTTGACACCTTGTACACCGATTTTCAGAAAGCTGCGGAGTTGCGTTACAATACACAGGCAACTTCAAAAATCGAATATCTTTCGGCATCGGCCAAATACAAAGAATTGCAGGTGAATTTAAGGAAAGCCGAAAGTAACTATTTGGCAAGCTTGCAAATCCTTAACCAATACCTGCTATATCCGGGGGCTGTTGATGTGAATACTCAGGATTTAGGACAATATGTTTTTGAACTTGTTTCAGGAACTGATTCTTTGGGTGCAAGCCCTTTACTTGATTACTATTCAACCGGAATTGATGTAGCAGAATCGGCGTGGAAAGCTGAAAAGGCCAATTTCCTTCCAAAGTTAGACTTGGGTTATAAATGGCAATCGGTTGACGGCAATTCAGGATTTTATGGATGGAAAGTAGGTATTTCTGTCCCGCTGGCTTTCTTTTCACAATCGGGCAAAACCAAAGCTTCAAAAATTGACTTCCAAATTGCAAACCAACAGTACGAGCAAAAGGAACTGGAACTGAAAGCCGTGTACAACCAGCAAATCAGCCGTTACCTTACTTTGCAACAGGTTATCAACTATTATCAAAAAGAAGCATTGCCTCTGGCCGACGAACAAATTCAGGCTTCCAACCTGGCGTACCGTTTAGGCAGTATCGACTATGTCCAGTTTATTCAGAACACAGAAGCAGCCATACGGACAAAACAAGACTTTTTAATGCAACAGGCAGAATACTTCGAATTGTCTGCCCAATTAAAATTCATAACAGGTAAATAA
- a CDS encoding DUF6660 family protein, with product MKYVTVILSMYVMVLTAIPCNDVHASNSNSVTLELSEQSQNHTNNVDLCSPFCFCHCCQTLSFPSFFSISFTNLVESTLDVKLKESSFSSPVASIWQPPKI from the coding sequence ATGAAATATGTAACAGTAATATTATCAATGTATGTAATGGTTTTAACAGCCATACCATGCAATGATGTACATGCTTCCAATTCAAATTCTGTTACGCTGGAATTATCAGAACAAAGCCAAAATCACACAAATAATGTTGATTTATGTTCCCCGTTTTGTTTTTGTCATTGTTGCCAGACCCTTTCTTTCCCATCTTTTTTTAGTATTTCCTTTACCAATTTAGTAGAAAGTACTTTAGATGTTAAATTGAAAGAATCTTCGTTTTCAAGCCCTGTTGCATCTATCTGGCAACCGCCCAAAATATAA
- a CDS encoding Fur family transcriptional regulator — protein MKKEIDNKLNLKNIKPTAMRQLVLQVLTEQKTAISLPELEQKFEKADKATLYRTLKTFQEHQLIHSIEDGSGSLRYALCEDFCTCEPEHLHVHFLCNKCGKTYCMKDLPVPQPDLPNGFEFSSANFVVKGICSNCKK, from the coding sequence ATGAAAAAGGAAATAGACAACAAACTCAACTTAAAAAACATCAAACCAACTGCAATGCGACAATTGGTTTTGCAAGTTCTAACAGAACAAAAAACGGCTATTAGTTTGCCTGAATTAGAACAAAAATTTGAAAAAGCTGATAAAGCAACGTTATATAGAACTTTAAAAACTTTCCAGGAACATCAACTCATTCATTCAATTGAAGATGGCTCTGGCTCTTTAAGATACGCACTTTGCGAAGATTTTTGCACTTGCGAACCAGAACATTTACATGTTCATTTTTTATGCAACAAATGCGGAAAAACGTATTGTATGAAAGATTTACCTGTTCCCCAGCCAGACTTACCCAATGGATTTGAATTTTCCAGTGCAAACTTTGTTGTCAAAGGTATTTGTTCAAATTGCAAAAAATAA
- a CDS encoding GDCCVxC domain-containing (seleno)protein produces MKIQYHSIITCPNCGHQKEEEMPEGSCQFFYECKNCHTVLKPKQGDCCVFCSYGTEKCPPIQSGQCC; encoded by the coding sequence ATGAAAATTCAATACCATTCAATCATAACCTGCCCAAATTGCGGGCATCAAAAAGAAGAAGAAATGCCGGAGGGTTCCTGCCAGTTCTTTTATGAATGTAAAAATTGCCATACCGTTTTAAAACCAAAACAGGGCGATTGTTGCGTGTTTTGTTCGTATGGAACAGAAAAGTGTCCTCCCATTCAATCTGGGCAATGTTGTTGA
- a CDS encoding cation diffusion facilitator family transporter: MAHAHEHTTQKSYGKAFAIGIGLNIAFVAVEIFYGLAANSSALLADAGHNASDVLCLIFAWAAIRLASIKPKGKYTYGLRKTTILVSILNALLLFGAVIAIGWDAIGKFKNPEPVAGTQVMIVAGIGVVINTITALLFMKGQKVDLNIKGAFLHMAADAGVSLGVVVAGLLINLTGIEWIDPVMSFIIILVILWGTWRLFTDSIDLALDAVPKNINLEKVRELLLAQKGVEEIHDLHVWAMSTTQIALTAHLIMPKGYHDKFIAELQEKLEHEFGIGHTTFQIENERIEKECKTVC, from the coding sequence ATGGCACACGCGCATGAACATACTACGCAAAAAAGTTACGGAAAAGCTTTTGCCATTGGCATTGGTTTAAACATCGCCTTTGTTGCTGTTGAAATATTTTATGGTCTGGCAGCCAACTCATCAGCATTATTAGCCGATGCAGGTCACAATGCCAGCGACGTTCTGTGTTTGATTTTTGCCTGGGCAGCAATCCGGCTTGCTTCTATAAAGCCAAAAGGGAAATATACATACGGTCTTCGAAAAACAACCATCCTTGTATCGATACTCAATGCGCTATTGCTTTTTGGAGCAGTAATAGCCATCGGTTGGGATGCCATAGGGAAATTCAAAAATCCCGAACCCGTGGCAGGTACTCAAGTGATGATTGTTGCCGGAATAGGCGTGGTAATCAATACCATTACGGCTTTGCTGTTTATGAAAGGCCAAAAAGTCGACCTGAACATCAAAGGAGCATTCCTGCACATGGCTGCCGATGCCGGGGTGTCGTTGGGAGTGGTTGTTGCCGGATTATTGATTAACCTCACCGGAATCGAATGGATTGACCCGGTAATGAGTTTTATCATCATCCTGGTCATCCTTTGGGGCACCTGGCGCTTGTTTACCGATTCCATAGATTTGGCGCTGGATGCCGTACCTAAAAACATCAACCTCGAAAAAGTCAGGGAATTACTGTTGGCACAAAAAGGTGTTGAAGAAATTCACGACCTACATGTTTGGGCAATGAGCACCACCCAAATAGCTTTAACCGCCCACCTGATAATGCCCAAAGGGTATCATGATAAATTTATTGCTGAATTACAGGAGAAACTTGAACACGAATTCGGGATAGGACACACAACCTTTCAAATTGAGAATGAAAGGATTGAAAAAGAATGCAAAACTGTTTGTTGA
- a CDS encoding cation transporter, with amino-acid sequence MFKSVFTISKMDCPSEESLIRMKLEGISSVKNLVFDIENRKLEVYHSGPVDEIHQAISQLKLGDKLGNTTETELPPGAHDSQQLKILWWVLGINFTFFVVEITTGWISHSMGLVADSLDMLADSIVYGLSLFAVGAAISRKKKVAKISGYFQMGLATLGFAEVLRRFFSNSETPLFQWMIIVSILALAGNLVSLWLINKAKSKEAHMQASAIFTSNDIIVNGGVILAGMLVYLLNSKWPDLVIGGIVFTFVMRGAVRILKLSK; translated from the coding sequence ATGTTCAAATCTGTATTTACCATCAGTAAAATGGACTGCCCTTCCGAAGAATCCCTTATCAGGATGAAGCTGGAAGGGATTTCATCCGTTAAAAACCTAGTTTTTGATATTGAAAACCGGAAGCTGGAGGTATATCATTCAGGCCCTGTGGATGAAATCCACCAGGCAATCAGCCAGCTAAAATTAGGTGACAAACTCGGAAATACTACCGAAACGGAATTACCGCCCGGTGCACACGATTCACAACAGCTGAAAATACTCTGGTGGGTGCTGGGCATCAATTTTACCTTTTTCGTGGTGGAAATTACCACAGGCTGGATTTCGCACTCCATGGGACTTGTGGCCGATTCTCTGGACATGCTGGCTGATTCTATTGTTTACGGGCTCAGCCTTTTTGCAGTGGGTGCGGCCATTTCACGAAAGAAAAAAGTAGCCAAAATCAGCGGGTATTTCCAGATGGGGCTGGCTACGCTGGGTTTTGCCGAAGTGCTGCGACGTTTTTTCAGCAATAGCGAAACGCCCCTTTTTCAGTGGATGATTATTGTTTCCATCCTGGCGCTTGCCGGAAACCTGGTTTCGTTGTGGCTCATCAACAAAGCCAAAAGCAAAGAAGCGCACATGCAGGCCAGCGCCATATTCACCTCCAACGACATCATCGTGAACGGCGGGGTTATCCTGGCCGGTATGCTGGTGTATTTACTAAACAGCAAATGGCCTGATTTGGTCATTGGTGGCATTGTTTTCACCTTTGTGATGCGCGGGGCAGTGAGGATTTTAAAACTTTCGAAGTAA
- a CDS encoding DUF302 domain-containing protein: protein MKYYIEKTTEYGFDKAIKIVTEELKKEGFGVLTEIDVQATLKKKLDVDFKKYQILGACNPPFAHEALKAENKIGAMLPCNVIVQELDNGKTEVAAVDPVASMQAVENDELSDIANEIRAKLEKVIENL from the coding sequence ATGAAGTATTACATTGAAAAAACAACAGAGTACGGTTTCGACAAAGCCATTAAAATTGTAACCGAAGAACTAAAAAAAGAAGGTTTCGGGGTGTTGACCGAAATTGATGTACAGGCTACATTAAAAAAGAAGCTGGACGTAGATTTCAAAAAATACCAAATTTTAGGGGCTTGCAATCCACCCTTTGCTCATGAAGCATTGAAAGCGGAAAACAAAATAGGCGCCATGCTCCCCTGCAATGTAATTGTGCAGGAACTGGATAATGGCAAAACAGAAGTAGCTGCCGTTGACCCGGTGGCTTCCATGCAGGCGGTTGAAAATGACGAATTAAGTGATATCGCCAATGAAATCAGGGCGAAACTTGAAAAGGTAATTGAGAATCTATAA